The Astatotilapia calliptera chromosome 17, fAstCal1.2, whole genome shotgun sequence genome has a segment encoding these proteins:
- the pnpla8 gene encoding calcium-independent phospholipase A2-gamma: MSRIRITLDSVTKAVGGTDFISKFSRLKAGGGGGTAESTHAEKSRVKAETVASKASLPETTMKVEDEGEETDKEQQQITEKPFVSTKKSMSTLDSAASVSAPSSNVAKQTMQLLQPAALSTNMDETYKTLANHIDAYFGPSTEGESRQQQHIEGGDHVAGPVPQFSSQKKGDHIPVLSPVGKSVEAPAKIPASSSSPSPPVEAPSAESKAVATASPRKGFTHYLSYPRPSVQAFVGSYIAPLVPKFRSDSKKMADTSSDVAVDDATPEKEEVKTESEEEKADKAKQELLTQREKIIARVSVDNRTRALVKGLQAVTDVKLLTARVEELSSHLLEFPETRVVAIKEKVLPCLLRLRQARDLPLQAAVREALALTGYTEPVKGRGIRVLSIDGGGTRGLLALQTLHKLQDLTGKPVHQLFDYICGVSTGAILAFMLGIFQVPLEECEKMYRELGSDVFKQNVIVGTMKMGWSHAFYDSEMWENILKERMGDGRMIESARDPHCPKVSAVSTIVNRGLPLKAYVFRNYRLMPGVRSHYLGDCKHKMWQAIRASSAAPGYFQEFVLGKDLHQDGGLLINNPTALAIHECKCLWPNTPLQCVLSLGTGRYETAGKNSTTYTSLKTKLAHVISSATDTEEVHTMLDALLPSDTYFRFNAYMSEDIQLNENRVEKLNFLKSEGERYLERNEAKLRKAASILGQEKSAMQRLAEWAKLKADMYEGFPFVSKL, from the exons ATGTCACGGATTAGGATCACACTTGACAGTGTTACCAAGGCAGTAGGTGGCACAGACTTCATCTCCAAGTTCTCCCGGCTCAAGGCGGGGGGCGGCGGTGGCACAGCTGAGAGCACCCACGCAGAAAAGTCTCGGGTAAAAGCCGAGACAGTAGCCTCAAAGGCTTCACTACCTGAAACTACAATGAAAGTAGAAGATGAAGGTGAGGAGACAGATaaggagcagcagcagattaCAGAGAAGCCCTTTGTTTCCACAAAGAAGTCCATGTCCACTTTGGATTCAGCAGCAAGTGTTTCTGCCCCGTCCTCTAATGTGGCAAAACAAACTATgcagctgctccagccagcAGCTCTGTCTACCAACATGGATGAGACCTACAAAACGCTGGCCAACCACATTGACGCTTATTTCGGACCCAGCACAGAAGGAGAgagcaggcagcagcagcacataGAAGGGGGCGATCATGTTGCTGGACCAGTTCCTCAGTTTTCCTCTCAGAAGAAGGGGGACCACATTCCTGTTTTGTCCCCAGTAGGAAAAAGTGTTGAGGCGCCAGCTAAAATTCCTGCCTCTTCCTCTTCGCCTAGTCCTCCAGTAGAGGCTCCTTCTGCCGAAAGCAAAGCTGTGGCGACGGCCTCCCCTAGAAAAGGCTTCACTCATTATCTGTCCTACCCTCGGCCCAGTGTTCAGGCTTTTGTCGGCAGCTACATCGCACCACTGGTCCCCAAATTTAGAAGCGATTCCAAAAAAATGGCAGACACGTCTTCAGATGTTGCCGTGGATGATGCCACTCCAGAGAAGGAAGAAGTAAAGACGGAGAGTGAGGAAGAGAAAGCTGACAAAGCAAAGCAAGAGCTGCTAACTCAAAGGGAAAAG ATAATAGCCAGGGTGAGCGTAGACAACAGGACCAGAGCTCTGGTGAAAGGGCTGCAGGCCGTCACCGACGTCAAACTCCTCACTGCTCGAGTGGAGGAGCTTAGCAGCCATCTCCTGGAATTCCCAGAGACTCGAGTTGTGGCCATCAAG GAGAAAGTGCTGCCCTGCCTTCTACGACTGCGCCAGGCCAGAGATCTTCCTCTTCAGGCTGCTGTGAGAGAAGCGTTGGCCCTGACTGGCTACACTGAACCAGTCAAAGGCAGAGGAATTAGAGTCCTGTCCATAGATGGAGGGGGAACAAG GGGATTGCTGGCCCTGCAGACTCTCCATAAGTTGCAGGACCTCACAGGGAAACCAGTCCACCAGCTCTTTGATTACATCTGCGGGGTCAGCACAG GTGCCATTCTGGCTTTCATGCTGGGGATTTTCCAGGTCCCCCTGGAAGAGTGCGAGAAGATGTACCGGGAGCTGGGCTCGGATGTGTTCAAACAGAATGTGATCGTTGGAACAATGAAGATGGGCTGGAGTCATGCTTTCTATGACAGTGAAATGTGGGAGAACATCCTCAA aGAACGGATGGGTGATGGACGTATGATCGAGAGTGCCAGGGATCCCCACTGCCCAAAA GTGTCAGCAGTGAGCACTATTGTGAATAGAGGTCTTCCTCTGAAGGCATATGTGTTCAGGAACTATCGACTCATGCCAGGAGTGAGATCTCACTACCTTGGAGACTGCAAACACAAGATGTGGCAGGCTATCAGGGCCTCGTCTGCCGCTCCGGGCTACTTTCAGGAATTTGTTCTGGGAAAAGACCTTCATCAG GATGGAGGACTCCTAATCAACAACCCCACAGCTCTGGCCATTCATGAGTGTAAGTGTCTGTGGCCAAACACACCCCTGCAGTGCGTGCTGTCTCTGGGCACCGGGCGATACGAGACAGCGGGCAAGAATAGCACAACCTACACAAGCCTCAAGACCAAACTGGCTCACGTCATCAGCAGTGCCACAGATACAGAGG AAGTACACACCATGCTGGATGCTCTCCTGCCCTCGGACACCTACTTCCGTTTCAACGCCTACATGAGCGAGGACATCCAGTTGAATGAGAACCGTGTAGAGAAGCTGAACTTCCTCAAGAGCGAGGGCGAGCGCTACCTCGAGCGCAACGAGGCCAAGCTGAGGAAGGCGGCTAGCATCCTGGGCCAGGAGAAGAGCGCCATGCAGCGACTGGCCGAGTGGGCCAAGCTCAAGGCCGACATGTACGAAGGTTTCCCCTTCGTCTCCAAGCTCTAG